TCACCGCTCCGCTGAAAATTGGCCCCACGATGGGCACCGCCCGGGTGACACCCGCCAGCACTGCGAGCGTCACCGCGTATTTGACCTTCCAGTAAGCGAGCAGCAAACCCATCACCACGCCGGCAATCAGGCACAGGATGATCTGTCCGACGATATAGACGCGGAACACCCGTCCCGCGTCTCGCACCAACCGCATGGCCTCGCGCCTGTGAACTGGCCGGATGAATGAGAGAACATACTTTTTGAGCGATCCCGAGTCTACGACAAAATAAAACGCCAGCACCGGAATGAGAAAGATCTCCAGGAGATGACTGAGCCACAGGGTAACCTGCCGTACCACCGTCTCCGCAACCCGACCCAGGCCCTCCGTCAGAGCCGTCTGATCGGGCCGGCCTACCAGCTGCCGGAAGAGAGGCGGCATCTCGTCATAGACCTTCTGGATGTCCTCCGCGAAACCGGTGAACGCTTGCCGCACAGCATCGGGATTCAGTTTGCGGAACTCCTCGCCGACTGGAGCCGCCAGCCAGGCCGCGCCGAACACACACAAGGCCAGGAACGCGACGAACACCACCACCGAAGCGGCCACGCGCTGGGTCTTCGGGTGCAGCAGGGGAATCCGCCAGCGCATCAGCAGATCCACAAGCGGCTCCAGCGCAGCCGCCAGCACGGCGGCGATCAGGACAGTGACGATAATCTCCCGCGTGCGCCACAGGATGTAAGCGACAAGGGCGCCTGCGGCGATCCGCAGCGCCCATTTGAGCATATTGTTCGCGGGAGATTCGAACCTCGGATTCATTCCACCAGACCGTAGCGGTCGAACAGGATGCGCCGGATGCGCTGCGACGCCTTGCCGTCTCCGTACGGGTTCGCAGCACGCGCCATCAAAACCCGCTTATTTGCATTTTCCATCAAACCGAGCGTTTCCGACACTATCCTGTCTTCATCCGCTCCCACAAGTCTGGCATTTCCCGCCTGCACCCCTTCCGGACGCTCTGTGGTGTTGCGCAACACCAGAACCGGGACACCCAGCGACGGAGCCTCCTCCTGCACCCCGCCTGAGTCGGTCAGGATGAGATACGAACGCTTCATCAGCCTGACGAATTCCAGATAATCCGGCGGCTCAATAAGGCGAACGCGGCTATGGCCGTCCAGCACGCGGTGGACCGTCTCGCGCACCACTGGGTTGCGGTGCATGGCAAACACCACGCGCGCATCCTCCACAGCATCCGCCACCCGCCGGATGGCGCGGCAGATGGCCTCCATAGGTGCCCCCCAGTTCTCGCGCCGGTGTGCTGTCACAAGGACCAACCTTGCCTGCCCCACCCACTCCTCGAGAGCGGCATCCTGCAAGGGCTCATCTCGCGCGGAGATCTCCTGCAGCGCGTCAATGACGGTGTTGCCAGTGAGATACACATCCTCCGCAGGTACCCCCTCCTGCAACAGGCGATCACGCGCCAGCTCCGTGGGAGCGAAATGAAGAGAGGCGCACAGAGACACCATCCGGCGGTTCATCTCTTCTGGGAACGGCTCCCAGCGGTTGTCCGAGCGCAGTCCGGCCTCGACGTGTCCGAAGTCAATCTTGCGGTAGAACGCGGCCAGAGATGCGACAAAGGTTGTGGTGGTATCCCCCTGCGCCAGCACGATCTCCGGGCTCTCCCGCTCCAGAAGTCCGTCCAGTCCCGACAGGCTGCGGCAGGTGATCTCGGCCAGAGTCTGCCCCGGACGCATGATGTCCAGATCATAATCCGGGACGATGCCAAACGCCTGCAGGATCTGGTCCAGCATCTCGCGGTGCTGGCCGGTGACGGCGACCGTCAGGCGGATCTGATCCGGGAAGCTCCGCAGCTCGCGCACCACGGGGGCCATCTTCACGCCCTCCGGCCTGGTGCCGAAGACGGCCATCACCCGAAGCGGTTGCAAGCGCTCCAACGGCTATCTCACCATCGAGACGATGAAAAGAGCGCCTGCCGAGAGCACCACGGTGGCGCAGTAGATCACCAGGATGACTTGACTCTGGGTGAGTCCGGCATCCAGCAGTCGATGATGGATATGCCCGCGGTCCGGCATATAGACAGGCTGGCCGTTGGCAGCGCGCCGGGCCACGGCGAAGACCGCATCGAACAGGGGCACCCCCAGCGCCAGGATCGGCACCAGCACTGCGAAGGCGGCGGCCACCTTGAACGCCCCGATCACCGCCGCTCCGGCGATGACAAATCCCATGAACTGGGCTCCCACCGTCCCCATGAAGATGCTGGCAGGAGGATAGTTATACCTCAGAAAGCCCAGGCTCGCGCCGGTGACCGCCGCACAGACGATGGCGACAGAATGGGTGTTCATCAAGATGGCAAGCACGGCCAGAGCGCAAGACGCTATGGCGCACACTCCAGCGGCCAGCCCGTCCAGGCCGTCAATGAGGTCTATGGTCTTGGTCACGCCGAAGAGCCAGAGCACCGTGGCGGGCACCGCCGCCCATCCCAAATAGAACAATCCGCCCGCCGGGTTGGTGACATAGTTGATGCGCACTCCGAACTGGCTGACCACCAGCGCCACCGCGATCAGGCCAAGCGCCTGCCATTTGGCCGAAAGCTCCAGCCGGTCGTCCAACATCCCCAGCACCGCAACCGCGGAGGCTCCGATCAGCAGAGCGATAAGCTGGGGGGCCAGGAACTTGTTGCCGGCCACCAGCCAGTCCCCGACCGCTGCAAGGGCCACACCCAGCACCACTCCTATCCAGATTGCGATGCCCCCCCAACGGGGCACAGGCCGGTCGTGAATGCGCCTTCCGCCAGGATGGTCCACCACTCCCATCCGGATCGCGAAATCGCGCACTCTCGGGGTCAGCCAGAGCGCGATCAGAAACGCAATACCGAAAGCGAACAGAGCTGTTTTCACGGCCAGCAGGCTCCCTCGCTTGCGCCGGGGCACGCCGCCCCGGCTCACTCTTGCCCTTCAGGCGAGCGGGAAGCGGGCGCAAAGCTCCCGCACTTCCTTACGCACGCCGTCAAGTACGGATTGATCCTCGGGCGCCGACAGCACCCGGTCTATCATTCCCGCGATCAGGTCCATCTCATCCGGCCCCATCCCGCGGGAGGCCACGCAGGGGGTGCCAATGCGCACGCCGCTGGTGACGAAGGGCTTCTCAGGATCGTACGGGATGAGGTTCCTGTTCAGTGTAATTCCCACGGAATCCAGCACCGTCTGAGCGGCCTTGCCTGTGATGTTCCGGGAGCGCAGGTCCACCAGCATCAGATGATTATCCGTGCCACCGCTCACCAGCCGGAAACCCCGCTTCTGAAGGGACTCCGCCAGTGCCGAGGCATCCCGCCGGATGAGTTTCTGATACTCCCGGAACTCCGGGGTCATCGCCTCGCCGAAACAGACCGCCTTCGCCGCAATGGTATGCATCAGCGGCCCGCCCTGCATTCCGGGGAAAACGGCCTTGTCTATCTTCTCCGCCAGATCCGCCGTGCACAGGATGAGGCCGGAGCGCGGCCCCCTGAGGGTCTTGTGCGTGGTGGTGGTGACGATGTGCGCGTGCGGCACGGGCGAAGGATGCTCACCCGCCGCCACCAGACCGGCAATATGCGCCATATCCACCAAGAGGTACGCGTCAACCGCGTCGGCGATCTGCCGGAGACGGGGGAAATCTATGATGCGCGGATAGGCCGAGGCTCCCGCCACGATCAGCTTCGGACGGTGCTCCCGCGCAAGGCTCTCGATCTCATCATAGTCCAGCATCTCCGTATCCTGGCGCACGCTGTAGTGCACGGACCGGAAGAGCTTACCGGAAAAACTGACCGGCGCGCCGTGGGTAAGATGCCCCCCGTGAGCCAGGTTCATCGCCAGGAACGTGTCCCCGGGATCCATCACAGCCAGATACGCTGCCATGTTCGCCTGCGACCCGGAGTGCGGCTGCACGTTGGCATGCTCGGCTCCGAAAAGCTGCTTTGCCCGCTCGATGGCCAGGTCTTCGACATCGTCCACGAACGCGCATCCGCCGTAGTAGCGTCTGTGGGGATACCCCTCTGCGTACTTATTGGTCATGACGCTGCCCTGAGCCGCAAGCACGGCCGGACCGGCGTAGTTCTCGCTGGCGATCAGGACGATGGTCTCTTTGAGGCGGCGCTCCTCCGCTTCGATGATGCGGGCGACTTCCGGATCTCTTTCTCGCAGGATTTCGAGTCCGGGGGTCAGGTCGGCGGAAAGCTGCGTTGTGCTCAAGATGCGGGGTCCTCCACGATGACAGTTGCTCTCGGCCATATTATGGCATGTCGCGCGCCGGCGAGTCGAGGGGGCAGGATGGGAGGGGAACAGGTTGGAGGCTGAAAGAGCAGGATTACAGGCTGCGCGTCCAAACTTCAGGCTATCCGGCGGTCGAATAGCGCGCTGCGAGGCGCGCGTATCGAGACCAGACACTGCGATGGGTGGTTTCGACGCCTCCGGCTGCGCCGGACGACCCAACCACCGTCGGGCGCAGCGGACGGGATGACGATTCCAAAACAATCTCCCCGGTCAGCCTGGGCTGACCGGGGAGCGAGAGAGAAGGAGGGTGGGAAGCTTTCTGTTTTCTAGACGATACATCGGCTCCCCGTGTTCCTTTCTGAAGGCCGGGCGGATGAAAATTTTAAACTTTTTTCATCATCCTCTGTCCGGCAACTCCTCGACAGCCAGATGGTCGAACGGCGTAACCATCAGGCCGCTCTCCTTATCCACCACACCCCGCACGCGCACACGTTCGCCGGGAGTGGCGCTGAACCGGAAGTCGCGCTTCAAGAAGCGCCCGGAAACCTGCACCGTGCCGGAGCCGTCCCGCAGCACGAATCCCTCCGGTGTCAAGCGCTCGATGGTGCCCTCCACGCAGACAGGCCGCCCGGTGGGCCATTCGAGGCCGCGCATTTTTGCTGATGGTGTCACCGGCAGCTCCGGCCGGGGAAGCCTGCGTCCCCACTGGGCGCTGATGTCAATCAGGCGGATGATCGGCGGCAGTCCTCCTCCCGGATACGATACCGCCACGATGTCCCCGGCCTGGAAGGGCAATGGCGTGTCCGGCCTTACGGGAACCCTGCGGCCCTGACCGGTCTTGGCGTCCCAGAGATACACCACGCCGTCGCAGCGGTCATTGCCCGCTACCACCATCCACGGCTGCGAGAGGCTGCCTTTCCCGGGACCGGGGAATGCGTGGTGGGTCACAACCTCGCCGTCCCGCGCGACAACAATTTGCGATGTCTGAGTCCGGAACGGCTTCGGGGAGATGGTCAGGGTGTAACGTCCGGGCGGGACGTCAATGAACGCATAAAACCCGGTCACGTCCGTCACCGTCTGGCGGCGTTCACGGCCATCCCAGAGAGAGACCTCTGCCCGCACCACGGGAGCCAGCCAGGGATCCGTCAGCACGAAGCCTTTGACGATGCCTCCCGACGGCGGTTTGAGCGGCGGAGCGTCTACCGGTACGGCGAACGGCGGATCGCCATACGCCCCGGGCTGCGAGAGGGCGCGATAGAGCTCCGGATTGTACTGCTGTTCACTTCCGTCTTCAGCACGATTGGTGCCGGCGTAGGAATAAAGCAGGATCCCATCCGCCCGGTTTCCATGTGCGGACGGAGCGCGCGAGTCCCGGATCTGCTGCAGAGTGTCCGCAATGCTGTTCAGCCAGATCCCCTGTCCGATGACCAGCTGCCGCTCATACTTGTGGTCCTTGGCGAACTGGTTCCAGTTCAGCCAGAACTCGCGGAATCGCGTGTTGGAAAAGTAGAGCATCGGGCAGTTGATGTCCAGAATGCCTTCCCGCATCCAGCCGGCCCAGTCCTGATACACTCGGCTGTAGGGAGGGCTGGTCAAATACTCGTCGTAGCTTTTGGGACCGTTGCCCCACGCGATGGTCGCCGCCGAGACTGCCATCTCAGGGGCGATGGCCTTCGTATGGGCGTAGACTTTTCGCACCAGCGCCGTCACGGCGTCCCGTCTCCACTGCTGGAATTCCGGGTCGTCCCACGCGGGCTTGCCGGTTCTTCCTGTGGCCTGGTTGAACAACGCAATGCTCACCGGGTTGAAGCCCCATCTCGGATGTCCGTAACGCACGAAGTCGAAATGGATCCCGTCCACCGGATAATGCCGCGCCACGTCCAGATACACCCGGAAAGTCCAATCGTTTGCTCCGGGGTGGGCGGGGTCTATCTTCATCGCCTCGTTGTCGAAAGCCACCCCTTCGTCGGAAATGCTGGTGTACTCCGGATGCTCCACCAGGATATGCCCCGGCCGCGTGTCGCCACCCACCGCGCAGGTATTGATCCAGGCGTGCACGTGAATTTTTGGAGACGCCGCGTGCGCCTTCTCCAGCAGATAGGCCAGAGCGTCGAAGTGCTGAGGATTCTCCCTCGCCCAGATCTCGCATGTGGAGCGGTAGTGGGCGTCACCGCGCTTGCGGACCTGCTGCCAGAGTCCATTACAGTGCGCCTCCGTCAGGCGCTGGATCAACCGGTCTATCTGCTCGCGGGAGTGGATGCCCGCGTTGAATCCTTCCGCCCAGAAAGCGCGGTATTCTCTCTCTTGCTCTTGAGCCTGTGCCGTACAGCCCAGCAGCGCCGCCGCTGCGGCGAACCAGAAAGCGCGCATAGTTCGGATGCCTCCCGCCACATTGTGTCGATCGTCGGCCCCTTTGCCGCGCCGGGGTCTCTTCCCTCCCCTGCCACTTGAAGGAGCATGCGCTCCATGACAGCATGGGCGCGACACAACTTGCCAACAGGGAGTCTCCGGCTTGTACGACATTATCTGCTATGGCACCATCTGTCAGGACCGCATCATCCGTATCCCGCGCTACCCCGAAGCGGGCGGTTCCGTCTGGATTGAAAGCGACGAGCTCCGACCGGGCGGTGAGGCGGTCAACTCGGCGATCGCCTGGGACCGCTGGGGCTTGAGCGTGCTGCTGCTGGGAACGGTTCTTGGCAGGGATGACCGGGCACAGTGGATGCTGGAAGAGTTGGGGAACCTGGTCCACGTAGACGCCTCCCTGCTCACCGCGTCGCATCGCGCCGAGACGCCATATTGCCTGATCCTGGCGACGCCAGACGCCGAGCGCACCATGTTCGGACGTCACTTCCGGGAGATGCAGGGCCAGCCAGTGGACCATCTGCCGAAGGCTCGCGTGTTCACTCTGGATCCCTACTGCGGAGAGAACGCCGCCCGTGCGGCCCGCGTGGCCCGGGAACAGGGGATGCGGGTGGTTGCGATGGACGCAGTAGACCGTCCCGATGTGGCCTCCTGCGCGGATCTGGTGGTCACCAGCTACCAGGAGATCCTCAGCCTGGTTCCGGATGGCGATGTTCGCACCTTTGCGGCTCGTGCCGCGCGCGAGATGGGCCGGATGCTTGTGCTTACACTGGGGCCGGAAGGCTCTGAAGCGTACGACAGGGACGGTAAACTGGTCCACCGCCAGCCGGCTGTGGCCGTGCCGGAAGATCTGGTGGTGGATGCCACCGGCTGTGGAGATGTCTACCGGGCCGGCCTGGTATGCGGTGAGGCCATGGGCTGGCCGCTTTCGCAATCCATGGCGTTCGCCTCGGCCGCGGCGGCCTGCAACCTGACAGCCGCTGGAGGAGGCGCGGGAGTGCGCTCCCTGGACGAGACGCTGGAGATCGCCGCACTGGGCCGTCTGGACGGGCCGGAGTGAGGTAAGAAGCTTCTATCTCCGGCCCGCCGGAGCGCTTTCCGCTTTCTCCAGAGTGATGGCCAGCACCTTGATGGACGGGTCGTCAGGCAGCTTCAGGGACGAAAGAGGACGGCCCGCGTCCGCCTGCAGGATGACGTCATAAAGCCAGGCGCGCTGTGCTTCGAAAGAGGCTTGACGCATTCTTCCGGGCATCTCCCACGCCACCACGCCGCCGGGTGTCCGCTCGCTCCAGCTTCCAACGGTCGAACGGGCTGTCGCTGCTCCATCCGAGTATCCCAGCCCGAACACCGCTTCCTTCGGGCCGTCGGACGAGGCAGCCAGAACGTGCACCCGCGAGCAGTTGGCAGCCGGGAGGGCTACGCTCTGACCCTTCGCGGACATGGCGTTGGCCATTCCCGGACCCTTGGGCGGATATTTGAAGCTGATCCAGCGCCAGGTGGGGTTGCCGGCGGGCGCGGGGCCTCCGGGCGGGTCACCACCGAACAGTCCCACGGCGAACCGGTCGGACGGGGAAGGGTTCGGTGTCACTAGCGGCGGCACAAGATGCGCAGCCAGCGCCGCACCGCCGGCATCGAAGCGGGCATCGTCCAGCGGGTCCGGGGAGGCGATTACATCCGTGTCGAAGACAGCAGAGAGGTCCACGAACTCCAGCGCCGGGCCGTCCACCGTGACGACGTGCGTGAAGACTCCGTCGCCTCGGAAGCGGTCGTCAGGCAAGCCTGTTCCGGCCAGTCCGCCTTCCACCTCCCAACGCAGAACATACTGACCGGGATAGGCCGGCGGTCGGAACTCCACCGGGACGCTCACGCTCTCGCCCGGCCTTATCCCCCGCTTCAACTTGCCTTCCCCGGCCCC
The sequence above is drawn from the Armatimonadota bacterium genome and encodes:
- a CDS encoding AI-2E family transporter — its product is MNPRFESPANNMLKWALRIAAGALVAYILWRTREIIVTVLIAAVLAAALEPLVDLLMRWRIPLLHPKTQRVAASVVVFVAFLALCVFGAAWLAAPVGEEFRKLNPDAVRQAFTGFAEDIQKVYDEMPPLFRQLVGRPDQTALTEGLGRVAETVVRQVTLWLSHLLEIFLIPVLAFYFVVDSGSLKKYVLSFIRPVHRREAMRLVRDAGRVFRVYIVGQIILCLIAGVVMGLLLAYWKVKYAVTLAVLAGVTRAVPIVGPIFSGAVIFVIILASDPRLALTVLVIFSVLHFVESKMIMPLLLGDLMELHPAVLLICILAAYEFFGILGMFLAAPVAAMARTLITRYYLQRRDGQTGQGGPPGGTAEVVDDQERPVPGASPALA
- a CDS encoding UDP-N-acetyl glucosamine 2-epimerase, encoding MERLQPLRVMAVFGTRPEGVKMAPVVRELRSFPDQIRLTVAVTGQHREMLDQILQAFGIVPDYDLDIMRPGQTLAEITCRSLSGLDGLLERESPEIVLAQGDTTTTFVASLAAFYRKIDFGHVEAGLRSDNRWEPFPEEMNRRMVSLCASLHFAPTELARDRLLQEGVPAEDVYLTGNTVIDALQEISARDEPLQDAALEEWVGQARLVLVTAHRRENWGAPMEAICRAIRRVADAVEDARVVFAMHRNPVVRETVHRVLDGHSRVRLIEPPDYLEFVRLMKRSYLILTDSGGVQEEAPSLGVPVLVLRNTTERPEGVQAGNARLVGADEDRIVSETLGLMENANKRVLMARAANPYGDGKASQRIRRILFDRYGLVE
- the tagO gene encoding undecaprenyl-phosphate alpha-N-acetylglucosaminyl 1-phosphate transferase, which gives rise to MKTALFAFGIAFLIALWLTPRVRDFAIRMGVVDHPGGRRIHDRPVPRWGGIAIWIGVVLGVALAAVGDWLVAGNKFLAPQLIALLIGASAVAVLGMLDDRLELSAKWQALGLIAVALVVSQFGVRINYVTNPAGGLFYLGWAAVPATVLWLFGVTKTIDLIDGLDGLAAGVCAIASCALAVLAILMNTHSVAIVCAAVTGASLGFLRYNYPPASIFMGTVGAQFMGFVIAGAAVIGAFKVAAAFAVLVPILALGVPLFDAVFAVARRAANGQPVYMPDRGHIHHRLLDAGLTQSQVILVIYCATVVLSAGALFIVSMVR
- the glyA gene encoding serine hydroxymethyltransferase: MSTTQLSADLTPGLEILRERDPEVARIIEAEERRLKETIVLIASENYAGPAVLAAQGSVMTNKYAEGYPHRRYYGGCAFVDDVEDLAIERAKQLFGAEHANVQPHSGSQANMAAYLAVMDPGDTFLAMNLAHGGHLTHGAPVSFSGKLFRSVHYSVRQDTEMLDYDEIESLAREHRPKLIVAGASAYPRIIDFPRLRQIADAVDAYLLVDMAHIAGLVAAGEHPSPVPHAHIVTTTTHKTLRGPRSGLILCTADLAEKIDKAVFPGMQGGPLMHTIAAKAVCFGEAMTPEFREYQKLIRRDASALAESLQKRGFRLVSGGTDNHLMLVDLRSRNITGKAAQTVLDSVGITLNRNLIPYDPEKPFVTSGVRIGTPCVASRGMGPDEMDLIAGMIDRVLSAPEDQSVLDGVRKEVRELCARFPLA
- the rbsK gene encoding ribokinase, which translates into the protein MYDIICYGTICQDRIIRIPRYPEAGGSVWIESDELRPGGEAVNSAIAWDRWGLSVLLLGTVLGRDDRAQWMLEELGNLVHVDASLLTASHRAETPYCLILATPDAERTMFGRHFREMQGQPVDHLPKARVFTLDPYCGENAARAARVAREQGMRVVAMDAVDRPDVASCADLVVTSYQEILSLVPDGDVRTFAARAAREMGRMLVLTLGPEGSEAYDRDGKLVHRQPAVAVPEDLVVDATGCGDVYRAGLVCGEAMGWPLSQSMAFASAAAACNLTAAGGGAGVRSLDETLEIAALGRLDGPE